The Acinetobacter calcoaceticus sequence ACTGGCACGGATGATGGTCATCTGTTAAACCGTTAATAACAGGAACTTTTGAATACGATGCAAAACGTTCAACAATGTCATGACCGAAAGTACGAATCATCACAATATCAAGCATACTTGAAATTACACGTGCTGAGTCTTCAATTGGTTCACCACGACCTAATTGTGTGTCGCGAGGCGATAAGAAAATCGCACTACCACCAAATTGATTAATGCCTGCTTCAAAAGAGATACGTGTACGCGTGCTTGATTTCTCAAAAATCATTCCCAATACTTTACCAACAAAAGGTTGATATACCTGATTGTCATGCTGCATTTTTTTAAGCTCGCTTGCGCGTTCTAAAATGCGATTAAGTTCTAGAGTGGATAGATCACGTAAAGTCAGGAAATGTCTTAGAGCCATGTAGCTACTCCATAATAATTGTTATGAAATACAACAATTATCTGTTGTTGGCTGGGTGGATGTGGAAAAAAGAAGTCTACTATACTATAAGCATTTTAAAATGCAAAAGAATTAGACTTTATGATGGCCTCTTAAGAAAACATCAACACAATAGTTAATATAATCAATTACTTCTTTTTCATTTGGTGGGAGTGGCATCCCCATAATCATGCGCCATTCAATATCACGTAAAACTCCAAAATACATTAATGAAGAATGGTCGGGAGATGTACAATGAATCTCGCCAGATTGATGGGAAATTAAAAGTGCTTGTGCAATCGTATTTTGTACATCTTGAGCACATTTTTCATATAGATATTGGCTTAAAGTGGCATTGCATTGAGTTTGTTCAATCACTAGGCGTAAAAAGGCAATATGTTCAGGCTGGATAATGTGAGTGTAGAAGCGAATGAGTGTGTGAATTAAATAGTCGCGTAATGAACTTTGAGAGGGGTGAAATGCTAGACAAATATCTTTAAAAAACATTTCACGGCGATAATCGCAAATTGCGGTAAATAAGCCATCTTTATTACCGAAATATTTATAGATAGAAGTTTTTGAACCTCCAGCATGATTAACAATGTCATCAAGAGAAACGGCATCATATCCTTTATCCAAAAACAGCTCGGTTGCACTTAGCAATAGAGCTAAGCGACGTTCTATACCTCTGCGTGTTTGGGGTTTTTCACATACTGAATGATGTGACTCAAGGACGGAATCGTGCATAAAATTTCATAACAACGGTTAACTTTGCTTGTTTAGTATAGCAAAACTATCTTTAAGGGTGGTCATCACTATTTTTTTAGATCATCTGCTGAACAGTAATCACTTTATTTAAAAAATAAATGAATAGAAAATATAAACTTAGAGTGAATTTTGAAAATATTTAATGATGTAACCTGATGTTCATTTTTAAATTTAATAAAAAATAAAGCGGCTAAGAATGTTTTAGCCGCTTTTAATTTAGGTACTAAGCTTTTTAGGCTTCAGTTTGGGTAACCTTATGTTCATCTTCTTCATCATCGTCAGCAGAATCCATTCCAAGTTCTTTTAACTTGCGAGTTAAGGTATTACGGCCCCAACCCAGTAATTCTGCTGCGTGGCGTTTACGCCCGCGAGTTTGCAGTAAGGCTGCATTAATTAAGGTGCGCTCAAACATTGGGGTCGCAATATCCAGAATCTTCATTTCACCATTTTTAAGTTTTTGAATTGCCCATTGGTTAAGCAGTTCATCCCAATGATGTAGTGAAATGCGGTCAAATGAAGGTGCAGGTTGCCCTGATTCACTATTTTTTTGTAGTGGAACTTGTTTAAGTTCAGAAGGTAAATCTTCTGGATAAACTTCACGTCCGGTGATCATTACAGTTAACCAGCGACACGTGTTTTCAAGTTGTCGAACATTGCCGGGCCATGGCAACTGTTGCATATAATCTGTTGTCTCGGTACGTAAGATTTTTGGGCTCACGCCAAGTTCTTTACCTGCGCGTGCAAGAAAATGCTGAGCAAGCATTGGAATATCTTCGCTACGGTGCGCAAGTTTAGGAATGTGAATGCGAATCACATTTAAGCGGTGATATAAGTCTTCACGGAATCGACCTTCATTCACCAGTTTTTCTAAATCTTGATGCGTTGCCGCAACGATTCGAACATCCACTTTAACTGGGATATGTCCACCTACACGATAAAATTCACCGTCGGCGAGCACACGAAGTAATCGAGTTTGTGTTTCAAATGGCATATCACCAATTTCATCAAGGAATAATGTTCCGCCATTTGCTTGTTCAAAGCGGCCTTGATGCTGAGTATTTGCGCCTGTAAAAGCACCTTTTTCATGACCAAATAACTCGGTTTCAATCAAGTCTTTTGGAATTGCTGCCATATTTAAAGCAATAAAAGGCTTAGCACGACGAGGCGAATGCTTGTGTAAAGCATGCGCGACTAACTCTTTACCCGTACCTGATTCACCATTAATTAAAACAGTAATATGAGATTGAGATAAACGACCGATAGCGCGGAAAACCTCCTGCATTGCAGGAGATTCACCAATAATTTCTGTTGATTGAAGAGGCGTAGCTGTTTTTGTCGCTTCTTGCTGTTGTAATTTGTTGATATGCAGGATTGCACGATTAACCAAGGCTAAGGCTTCATCAATATCAAATGGCTTTGGTAAATATTCAAAGGCGCCTGTTTGATAGCTTGAAACAGCAGACTCTAAATCGGAGTGTGCAGTCATAATAATGACAGGTAAATCTGGATGAGAGTTTTTGACTTTAGATAAGAAAGTTAAACCATCAATTCCAGGCATTCGAATGTCGGTTAAAATGACATCGGGCGCATCATGGTGTAAACGTTCAAGTGCAGTTTGAGCTTCTTCAAAATTAGTGACATCAAAACCTTCTTCTTTAAAGGTCTTTTCTAATACCCATCGCATGGCGCGATCATCATCAATAACCCATATTTTATTTCGCGACACGGTCTGACTCCCAAGGTAAATATAAGCTAAAAATAGTTTTTCCAGGAACAGATTGGCATTCAATCATTCCATTATGTTGATGCATAATATTCTGTGCAATACTCAGGCCAAGCCCAGTACCTTTTGCTCGTCCAGTAACCAATGGATAGAATACTGACTCTAAAATACTCTCTGGTATACCTGGTCCATTATCCTCAATATCGACCCGCACAGTAGATCGGTTCAGCACACCATTAATCGTGACAAGACGTTGTATGCGGGTACGTAGAATTAGCTCTGGTTCCTGATCTGTGAAAAATGACTTATTTTCCGTGATGGCTTGAATCGCATTTACACTAATGTTGAGCATCACCTGTATGAGTTGATCTCGATCAGCATGAACATCGGGTAAAGACAAATCGTAATCACGAATAATTTTAATTTTTTTCTTGGTTTGATTTGCAATAAGAGAACGTACCCGTTCTAACGGCTCATGCACATTAACATTCTCATAACTTGGCAGTTGTCTAGAACCTAACATGGTATCAGCCAAGTTGGTTAAACGATCTACTTCATTAATAATGACATCGGTGAATTCCGCATAAGTCTTATCATTTAAGCTGCGAGCGAGTAACTGGGTTGCTCCCCGAATACCTGCAAGTGGGTTTTTAATTTCATGCGCAACGCCACGCACGAGCTGTCTAGCGACCTGATGTTGTTGAACAAGATTTTCTTCTTTTGAAATCTTTAACATGCGATCGATTGGGTTGAGTTCGATCAACAATAATGGATGGTAGCTTTTACCTGCATTTAATTGAGAAACTGTGTAATCCACATGCAGGTCTTTAAAGTTGACATTAATGACAGCTTCTCGGCGCGTATAAGGTTGTCCGGTTTTTATGGTGTTCAATAAAGCTTCATGCGTATTAAAAGTATCGTCAGGGGCATGAAGTAAGTTTAAAACTGGCTGCCCTGAAGCACGTAGTAAACTTATATCAAATAGTGCTTCGCAAGCTGAATTTAAGTAAAAAATATTCAAATTACTGTCGATTAATAAAATCGCAGTAGTTAAATTGTCTACCAAGAGGCGATAGTCGATAGGGGTGTGTTGATCCATTAGCGAATCGTTCCTGTCTTAAAATAGCGCAATGGCATCTTCATTGGTTATCGGATTTTCACCGTTATAGAACATGAACGATGCAAAATATACGCCAACTTTGTTTATGGGTTATTTTAAAGTTAAAAACGCGCTGAAATCGTTCTTTATATCTTTTGATCAAAACAGATAGCTCAAATCTAGATAATAACATGATCTAAATTGGTGCAAAGGTGAGTTTTGGTGCAAATGTTGGTTGTATTTTGGTGCATTACACAAAGAGTAGGCTTTCCACCTATGCTTGAGACAAGAAAAGACATACAATACGCGCATTCAAGTGGAGCGCAGATTCATGAAGACCCCCAAAGTCGGTTTTGTTTCTTTAGGTTGTCCTAAGGCATTGGTAGATTCTGAACGAATTTTAACTCAGTTAAAGACTGAAGGTTATCAAGTAGCATCAGATTATGATGGTGCTGATTTAGTAGTTGTTAATACCTGTGGTTTTATTGAATCTGCGGTACAAGAGTCGCTAGATGCAATTGGCGAGGCCATTAGTGAAAATGGTCGAGTGATCGTTACTGGGTGTTTAGGTAAAGATGAAGATAAAATTCGTCAAATGCATCCAAACGTTTTAAAGGTTACTGGGGCAGCAGCTTATCAAGATGTGATGGAAGCAGTACATGAATATGTACCAGCACCACCTAAACATAATCCGTTTATTGATTTGGTTCCTGAACAGGGAATTCGCTTAACACCAAAGCATTATGCCTACTTAAAAATATCTGAAGGATGTAACCATCGTTGTACCTTCTGTATTATTCCAAGTATGCGTGGTGACTTGGTTTCTCGTCCAGTTGGTAGTGTATTAGAAGAAGCTGCGGCACTTAAAAGAGCGGGTGTTAAAGAAATCTTGGTTATTTCCCAAGATACATCAGCTTATGGCGTAGACACCAAGTACAAACTTGACTTCTGGAATGGTCAACCGGTTAAGACAAAATTCTTCGATATGTGTGAAGCACTAGGCCAATTAGGTATCTGGGTGCGTCTACACTATGTTTACCCATATCCACATGTGGATGCGGTAATTGATTTAATGGCACAAGGTAAAATCCTGCCATATCTAGATATTCCATTCCAACACGCAAGCCCACGTATTCTTAAGTTAATGAAGCGTCCGGCTCATAGTGAAAATACATTAGAAAAAATTAAATTATGGCGTGAAAAATGTCCTGATCTTGTGATCCGTTCTACTTTTGTGGTGGGTTTCCCAGGTGAAACTGAAGAGGACTTCCAGATTTTGCTAGATTGGTTAGTTGAAGCTCAACTTGATCGTGTAGGTTGCTTTACCTATTCACCAGTCGAAGGCGCAACGGCAAATGATTTGCCAGATCATGTGCCAGAAGAAATTAAACAAGAGCGTTACGAGCGTTTTATGCAAGTCCAGCAACAAATTTCTGCTGCCAGATTGCAAAAACGTATTGGTCAAACGATGACTGTATTAGTCGATAGTTTAGAAGATGAATATCCTGTTGCCGTTGCACGTTCTTATGCTGATGCTCCGGAAATTGACGGTAATGTGTTCGTAGAAGATATCGATAAGAACACTATTCAACCGGGCGATATGTTGGAAGTCGAAATTACCGATGCGGATGAATACGATTTATTTGCAAAGTTAATTAAAATTAAATCGGTTTAATCGAAATATATTTAAAGAGCATTCAGTTTAAGAGGTTTTGGAGCAAAGTCATGGCGGAAACAATTAGCCCTCGTTATTCACGTATTCTATTAAAATTATCTGGTGAGGCATTGTCAGGTAATAAAGATATGGGTATTGATGCCCAAGTTTTAGATCATATGTCCCTTTCAATTGCACACTTGGTTGGCTTAGGTGTACAAGTGGGTATTGTTGTGGGTGGCGGTAATTTGTACCGTGGTAGTCAGTTGCAAAAAGATGGCCTAGTTGGTCGTGTAACAGGCGATCAAATGGGTATGCTTGCAACTGTGATGAATGGCTTAGCTATGCGTGATGCTCTAGTTCGTCGTAATATCAGAACTCGTCTTATGTCTGCATTGCCAATTGGTACAGTGGTAGAGTCTTATTCAAGTCGTGATGCTATCCGTCATTTGAGTCAAGGTGAAGTTTGTGTTTTCGTTGCGGGTACAGGAAATCCATTTTTCACAACGGATACAGCAGCATGTTTACGCGGAATTGAAATTGAAGCGAATTTGATTTTAAAAGCGACTAAAGTAGATGGCGTTTATAATAAAGATCCAAGTAAATTTGAAGATGCTGTTAAATACGATCATTTAACCTTTGATCAGGTGTTAGATGAAAAACTTGGTGTTATGGATTTGACGGCTATTTGTTTATGTCGCGACCATAATGTGCCACTGCAAGTTTTTGATATGAATAAATCAGGTGCGTTATTGTCAGTAGTAATGGGTGAAAAAGAAGGGACGCGCGTTACTAAATAATGTACGTGTTACCGAAAGCTCTTTATACTAGCGCTAAATTAAATTTGTTAAATATATCTTTGAATAAATAAGTAAGGTAGATCATATGATTAACGATCTGAAAAAAGACAGTGAACAGCGTATGTTAAAAACTCTAGAGTCTTTGGAGCTAGGGTTTGCTAAAGTTCGTACTGGCCGTGCACACCCATCAATCTTAAATGGTGTGATGGTTCCTTACTATGGTTCTGATGTGCCTTTAAATCAAGTAGCAAACGTGGGTATTGAAGACTCGCGTACCCTTGTTGTTCAGCCATTTGAGCGTACAATGGTTTCAGCTATTGATAAGGCAATCCGTGAAAGCGATCTTGGTTTAAACCCAATTACAGCAGATGCGATTCGTGTACCTTTACCTGCATTAACTGAAGAAACACGCCGTGATATGCAAAAAGTTGCGCGTAATGAAGCAGAAAATGCAAAAGTTGCGATTCGTAATATCCGTCGTGATGTATTAGGTGATATTAAATCATTGCTAAAAGAAAAAGAAATTTCTGAAGATGATGAGCGCCGTGCCGGTGATGATATCCAGAAAATTACTGACAAATATGTTGCAGAAGTGGACAAACGTCTTGCAGCGAAAGAAGCAGAATTGATGAAGGTCTAATTTTATGACCGATTCTGAAGAGTATCATCTTCCCAAGCATGTTGCCATCATCATGGATGGCAACAACCGCTTTGCAAAAAAAAATCAAATGCAAAAAGGTGATGGGCATCGGGAAGGTAAAAATGTTCTTGATCCTATTGTTGAACATTGTAAAAAAACTGGTATTCGTGCTCTAACTGTTTTCGCATTTTCAAGCGAAAATTGGAATCGACCGCAGTATGAAGTCGATCTGCTTATGAAACTTCTGGAAGAAAGTATTCATGAGCAAATACCTCGCATGAAGAAATTTAATATTGCTTTGCGTTTTATTGGTGATCGTTCTCGTTTATCGTCACACTTAGTTGCCTTAATGGAAGATGCAGAGCAACAGACAGCACATCATGACACTATGACCCTAACCATTGCGATAAGCTATGGTGGGATGTGGGATATTGCAAATGCAGCAAAACAGGTTGCTCAAGCAGTTTCTCGTGGTGAGTTTGATGCTGATCAAATAAATGTTGATTTGTTCGAAAAATATGTCAGTCTAAACGATCTGCCAGCTGTGGACCTATTAATCCGCACAGGCGGAGATTATCGCATATCTAATTTCTTGTTATGGCAAGCAGCTTATGCGGAACTGTATTTTACGGAAGCTTTATGGCCAGAATTTACAGTAAAAGAGTTCGATCATGCATTGAATGTTTTTTCAGGGCGTGAACGTCGTTTTGGTAAAACATCTGAACAAATTCAGCAAGAGAAAATAGAGAATTTATAATGTTAGAGCGGATTGTTACCGCATTGGTACTTGTTGCAGTTGTTTTAGGCTGTATGTTTGCTACGCAATCACATTATCCAATGTTGATTCTTATGATTGTTGCAGCAGGGGTTGCGGGGTATGAGTGGTATAAATTAATGCCTCGCGAAACTGCAAATGCTGTAAAACCTAAAGCTTGGTGCTATGGTCTGCTTGTTGCATTTGTTTCAGGTGTTGCCCTATTTTTCCACGATATTGCGTTACTTTTGTGGTCTGCTTCAATTTTGACTTGGATTGTAAGTGTATATTGGGTTAAGTCATTTCCTGAGTTTGATGGCTGGTATAACGCGACCTTATATGTGATTGGCATAATTTTAGTTTGCGCTGCGGTAACGTCAATTTTTGTAGTATGGCAAAGCTCACCATGGTGGTTAATGTATCTGTTCTTGCTCGTATGGGGCGCAGATAGTGGTGCTTACTTTGTTGGTCGTAAATTTGGAAAAAGAAAGCTAGCTCCGACCGTGAGTCCTAATAAATCAGTAGAAGGTTTGTACGGTGGTATTATTACGACTGTAATAATAATGGTAGTTGTGCAATATCATTATCTAAATTTAACTTTAATTCAGCAAATTCTGTTTCTTATATTGTCATTAATCACAGTATTTGGTTCAGTTTTGGGTGACTTATTTGAATCAATGATTAAACGTCGTGCCGGTATTAAAGATTCTGGTCGTGTTCTACCTGGTCATGGTGGTGTTTTAGATCGTATTGATTCTTTACTTGCTGCAGCCCCGATCTTTGCAACGGGAATGTATATATTAAAACTTATTGGTGTAGATTTATAGATGACACAATCTGTTTGCATATTAGGTGTAACCGGTTCCATTGGTCAAAGTACCTTAAAAATTTTAAATCAACATCCTGATAAGTATTCAGTGTTTGCAGTTTCAGCTCATAGCCGAATTTCTGAGTTAGTTGAAATTTGTAAACAATTCCAACCAAAAGTAGTGGTTGTTCCTGAGCAAAAAGTTACAGAGTTATCAGCTCTATTTGCACATAATAAATTACAAAATATTGAAATTTTGGTTGATCAGCAAGGTC is a genomic window containing:
- a CDS encoding TetR/AcrR family transcriptional regulator; translated protein: MHDSVLESHHSVCEKPQTRRGIERRLALLLSATELFLDKGYDAVSLDDIVNHAGGSKTSIYKYFGNKDGLFTAICDYRREMFFKDICLAFHPSQSSLRDYLIHTLIRFYTHIIQPEHIAFLRLVIEQTQCNATLSQYLYEKCAQDVQNTIAQALLISHQSGEIHCTSPDHSSLMYFGVLRDIEWRMIMGMPLPPNEKEVIDYINYCVDVFLRGHHKV
- the frr gene encoding ribosome recycling factor produces the protein MINDLKKDSEQRMLKTLESLELGFAKVRTGRAHPSILNGVMVPYYGSDVPLNQVANVGIEDSRTLVVQPFERTMVSAIDKAIRESDLGLNPITADAIRVPLPALTEETRRDMQKVARNEAENAKVAIRNIRRDVLGDIKSLLKEKEISEDDERRAGDDIQKITDKYVAEVDKRLAAKEAELMKV
- the glnL gene encoding nitrogen regulation protein NR(II), which produces MDQHTPIDYRLLVDNLTTAILLIDSNLNIFYLNSACEALFDISLLRASGQPVLNLLHAPDDTFNTHEALLNTIKTGQPYTRREAVINVNFKDLHVDYTVSQLNAGKSYHPLLLIELNPIDRMLKISKEENLVQQHQVARQLVRGVAHEIKNPLAGIRGATQLLARSLNDKTYAEFTDVIINEVDRLTNLADTMLGSRQLPSYENVNVHEPLERVRSLIANQTKKKIKIIRDYDLSLPDVHADRDQLIQVMLNISVNAIQAITENKSFFTDQEPELILRTRIQRLVTINGVLNRSTVRVDIEDNGPGIPESILESVFYPLVTGRAKGTGLGLSIAQNIMHQHNGMIECQSVPGKTIFSLYLPWESDRVAK
- the glnG gene encoding nitrogen regulation protein NR(I), coding for MSRNKIWVIDDDRAMRWVLEKTFKEEGFDVTNFEEAQTALERLHHDAPDVILTDIRMPGIDGLTFLSKVKNSHPDLPVIIMTAHSDLESAVSSYQTGAFEYLPKPFDIDEALALVNRAILHINKLQQQEATKTATPLQSTEIIGESPAMQEVFRAIGRLSQSHITVLINGESGTGKELVAHALHKHSPRRAKPFIALNMAAIPKDLIETELFGHEKGAFTGANTQHQGRFEQANGGTLFLDEIGDMPFETQTRLLRVLADGEFYRVGGHIPVKVDVRIVAATHQDLEKLVNEGRFREDLYHRLNVIRIHIPKLAHRSEDIPMLAQHFLARAGKELGVSPKILRTETTDYMQQLPWPGNVRQLENTCRWLTVMITGREVYPEDLPSELKQVPLQKNSESGQPAPSFDRISLHHWDELLNQWAIQKLKNGEMKILDIATPMFERTLINAALLQTRGRKRHAAELLGWGRNTLTRKLKELGMDSADDDEEDEHKVTQTEA
- the pyrH gene encoding UMP kinase, producing MAETISPRYSRILLKLSGEALSGNKDMGIDAQVLDHMSLSIAHLVGLGVQVGIVVGGGNLYRGSQLQKDGLVGRVTGDQMGMLATVMNGLAMRDALVRRNIRTRLMSALPIGTVVESYSSRDAIRHLSQGEVCVFVAGTGNPFFTTDTAACLRGIEIEANLILKATKVDGVYNKDPSKFEDAVKYDHLTFDQVLDEKLGVMDLTAICLCRDHNVPLQVFDMNKSGALLSVVMGEKEGTRVTK
- the rimO gene encoding 30S ribosomal protein S12 methylthiotransferase RimO, coding for MKTPKVGFVSLGCPKALVDSERILTQLKTEGYQVASDYDGADLVVVNTCGFIESAVQESLDAIGEAISENGRVIVTGCLGKDEDKIRQMHPNVLKVTGAAAYQDVMEAVHEYVPAPPKHNPFIDLVPEQGIRLTPKHYAYLKISEGCNHRCTFCIIPSMRGDLVSRPVGSVLEEAAALKRAGVKEILVISQDTSAYGVDTKYKLDFWNGQPVKTKFFDMCEALGQLGIWVRLHYVYPYPHVDAVIDLMAQGKILPYLDIPFQHASPRILKLMKRPAHSENTLEKIKLWREKCPDLVIRSTFVVGFPGETEEDFQILLDWLVEAQLDRVGCFTYSPVEGATANDLPDHVPEEIKQERYERFMQVQQQISAARLQKRIGQTMTVLVDSLEDEYPVAVARSYADAPEIDGNVFVEDIDKNTIQPGDMLEVEITDADEYDLFAKLIKIKSV
- a CDS encoding phosphatidate cytidylyltransferase, whose translation is MLERIVTALVLVAVVLGCMFATQSHYPMLILMIVAAGVAGYEWYKLMPRETANAVKPKAWCYGLLVAFVSGVALFFHDIALLLWSASILTWIVSVYWVKSFPEFDGWYNATLYVIGIILVCAAVTSIFVVWQSSPWWLMYLFLLVWGADSGAYFVGRKFGKRKLAPTVSPNKSVEGLYGGIITTVIIMVVVQYHYLNLTLIQQILFLILSLITVFGSVLGDLFESMIKRRAGIKDSGRVLPGHGGVLDRIDSLLAAAPIFATGMYILKLIGVDL
- the uppS gene encoding polyprenyl diphosphate synthase codes for the protein MTDSEEYHLPKHVAIIMDGNNRFAKKNQMQKGDGHREGKNVLDPIVEHCKKTGIRALTVFAFSSENWNRPQYEVDLLMKLLEESIHEQIPRMKKFNIALRFIGDRSRLSSHLVALMEDAEQQTAHHDTMTLTIAISYGGMWDIANAAKQVAQAVSRGEFDADQINVDLFEKYVSLNDLPAVDLLIRTGGDYRISNFLLWQAAYAELYFTEALWPEFTVKEFDHALNVFSGRERRFGKTSEQIQQEKIENL